The following are from one region of the Salvia hispanica cultivar TCC Black 2014 chromosome 1, UniMelb_Shisp_WGS_1.0, whole genome shotgun sequence genome:
- the LOC125200637 gene encoding uncharacterized protein LOC125200637, with protein sequence MAASLHLNLLHHLRRCKPLYSSRAPPLLLRSKRLFSTPATPYPLQYEMIISRPANSSHPPPRRRLPPPPAATSTPQSDSEITFNEWVDKKLSAKETDNTNPQLPMDKSKRKYYNKRRKRMYGESESDEEGSSSSGRRGGESDFIELKQEVVELKTLHKREEELYFYDAFAYPWEKNKHYKMVYQMEKKFFPDQCFDKAFLEPGKVNSKQGKRDLRCEAVKGKGGDERGLVFFDEREGEGGDLKSGEATDVSEKKVEDFFKCLKKVPNENGGGAPEPFLSSRRVGLPSKWDGPNGTVVLVNKPKGWTSFTVCGKLRRLVNVKKVGHAGTLDPMATGLLIVCVGKATKVVDSYQGMLKGYSGTFRLGEATSTWDADSPVIQRESWEHIKDNDIKKAAASFCGEIWQVPPMFSAIKVGGERMYEKARKGESIELSPRRISIFQFDVERSLEDRQNVVFRVSCSKGTYIRSLCADFGKALGSCAHLTALRRDSIGEYSADDAWEFQELEEEITKGYM encoded by the exons ATGGCGGCATCTCTGCACCTAAAtctcctccaccacctccgCCGCTGCAAACCTCTTTACTCCTCCCGAGCTCCTCCTCTCCTCCTCCGCTCTAAACGACTCTTCTCCACCCCAGCAACACCATACCCACTGCAATACGAAATGATTATCTCCCGCCCCGCCAATTCCTCCCACCCCCCTCCCCGACGCCGTCTCCCCCCTCCCCCCGCCGCAACCTCAACTCCCCAATCCGACTCGGAAATCACTTTCAACGAGTGGGTCGACAAGAAGCTCTCCGCCAAAGAAACCGACAACACAAACCCCCAATTACCCATGGACAAATCGAAGCGAAAGTATTACAACAAGCGTCGAAAGCGAATGTACGGCGAATCGGAATCGGACGAGGAaggcagcagcagcagcggccGCCGCGGAGGCGAGAGCGATTTCATCGAATTGAAGCAGGAAGTGGTGGAGCTCAAAACCCTACATAAGAGGGAGGAGGAATTGTATTTCTACGACGCATTCGCTTACCCGTGGGAGAAAAACAAGCACTACAAAATGGTGTATCAAATGGAGAAGAAGTTTTTCCCTGACCAGTGCTTCGACAAGGCGTTTTTGGAGCCGGGGAAGGTGAATTCGAAGCAGGGGAAGAGGGATTTGAGGTGTGAAGCTGTGAAAGGGAAGGGCGGAGATGAGAGAGGGTTGGTTTTCTTCgatgagagagagggagaaggtGGGGATTTGAAGAGTGGAGAGGCAACAGATGTTAGTGAGAAGAAAGTGGAGGATTTCTTCAAGTGTTTGAAGAAAGTCCCAAATGAAAATGGTGGTGGAGCTCCGGAGCCGTTTCTTTCAAGTAGGAGAGTTGGGCTTCCTTCCAAGTGGGATGGCCCAAATGGGACTGTGGTTTTGGTGAACAAACCTAAAG GTTGGACTTCATTTACAGTGTGTGGAAAACTGCGACGCCTGGTTAATGTGAAAAAG GTAGGCCATGCTGGAACTCTAGATCCAATGGCAACTGGCCTGTTGATTGTATGCGTAGGTAAAGCTACCAAGGTGGTCGACAG TTACCAGGGCATGTTGAAGGGATACAGTGGAACCTTCCGCTTAGGGGAAGCCACCTCAACCTGGGATGCCGATTCGCCT GTAATCCAAAGGGAGTCTTGGGAACACATCAAGGACAACGATATAAAGAAAGCTGCTGCATCCTTTTGTGGAGAGATATGGCAAGTTCCACCAATGTTCTCTGCTATTAAA GTTGGAGGGGAGAGGATGTACGAGAAAGCTAGAAAAGGAGAAAGCATTGAGCTTTCCCCTAGAAGGATATCAATCTTCCAGTTTGACGTCGAAAGAAGTTTAGAAGACAG GCAAAATGTGGTTTTTCGAGTGAGTTGCTCGAAAGGAACATATATTCGTTCACTTTGTGCTGATTTTGGCAAGGCTCTGGGGAG